The nucleotide sequence CGATCGCGTTCCACTTCCCGTCGCGGGAGCGGAAGTTCACCTGCTCGTCGTAGAAGCGGGTGGTGTAGGTGCCGTCCTTGTTGAGGAAGGTCCGGCCCCGCTCGGTGCGCTCGGCCGGCACTTCGGTGCTGGCCTTGGTGTCGAAGCCCTTGCCGGGGCCCTTGGCCGCCTTCGCGGGCACCGGCACCTTCGAGAACGGCACCGGGGCGGGCCGGGGCGCGCGGCCCAGGTGGACCGGCGCGGCCCCGCCCTCCGCGGGGAGCTCACCGGGTGCGGTCAGCGCACCGGCCCGGCCGCCCGCCGTGTCGGCGTCGGTCGTGTCACCGGGCGCCCGGTGACCTCCGCCGCGCGCCGATCCCCAGCTTTGCTCGGGTGCGTCGCCGGCTCCACGGCCGGCCTTGGCGGCCCAGCCGTCCAGGGCGAGGGCCGCCCGTTCCGTACCTGTCAGTACGGCGAATATGAATGCCACTAGGAGAACTAGTGGTCGCGCGGTACGCACGATGATCCCCCATGTAATCGAACAGAGGGGGTAGTCGTACCGACGTTCACAGCGGACCCACAAGTTCCAGCCACAGTAGGCCCGTCGAACCGGAGGGCGGCGAACCCCGTATACGGGAGCATGTGAGGACAGACCACCTGGCCGGCCGCCGGGGCGGACCTGCTGGTGTGGCGAAGCTCACGCAACCTTAGGGGCCGCTGCTGCGTTCGCGCGCGACGGGAACTCGCCTTGACAAAGCCGGGGGAGTGGGCGGCAAGTCGGCCCAGCCGGGTGGCTCGCGGACGACGGGTCGGCACCGCCGGGGTGAGGTGGACGACGAGTCGACCGGGCCGAGGTGGACGACAGGTCGACCCGTGCCGGGTGGCGCCGGTCCCCGTCAGTCCCTCGTGGCCGGATCCGTACGCCCGAAGTGGCGGGCGGTCGGCACGAGCGCCGCCGCGGCCGGTACGAGGAAGCACGCGGCCGCGCAGGCGGCGAGCACCGGCGTGACCCCGAACCGCTCGATCGCGGGCGCGATCAACGCCAGCCCGACGGGCGCGAGTCCGTAGGACACCAGGAAGTCCAGGGAGGAGACGCGGGCCAGCTTGTCCGGGGCCACCTCGCGCTGGGTCGCGGTGAACCAGGGCACGTTGAAGAGCTCGATGCCGATCCCGGCCACGGCGTACGCGGCGACGACCACGGCCGGATGCACCGGCAGCATCAGGCTCAGCGGGGCGACACCGTACGCGCCGAGCCCGGCGAACGCCGCCCAGCCCGGGGAGCGCGGCCGCAGGCGGGCGATGACCAGGGCCCCGCCGAGCGCGCCCACGGTGTACGCGGTCATCGCCGCGGCGAGGACCCACTCGGTGCCGTAGCGGTCCCGGCTGATCAGGGGCAGTGCCACACCGGTGGCGGAGTAGCCGAGCGCGATGACCGCGACCAGCGCGCCGAGCCCCGCGAGGAACCACGGGTGGCGGCGCGCCTCGCGTATGCCCTCAAGGAACTCGGCCCGAAAGCCGGCGCGGGGTGCGGAGCCGGCAGCCGGGCGCGCGTCCGACGAGGGGTCCGGCAGCTCCTCGGGTGACCTGCCGCCCGTCGCCCGCGCCGTACCCCGGCCCGGGACGAGCCCGGCGGCCAGCCACAGCGCCCCGATGCCCAGCAGCAGGGTCCGCACGTCGAGGAAGGCCGCGAGCAGCGCGGTCAGTGTGGGTCCGGCGAGCGTGGAACTCCGTACGGCCACGGTCATGGCGGCGTTGGCCTGCTGGCGCCGCTCGGGTGTGACGATCTCGGCCGTGAGCGCCTGGAACGCCGGGCGGCAGGCGCCCTGACCGGCGCCGGCGAGCGCGGCGGCCGCCGTCATCAGCGCGAGCGAGTGGCCGAGTCCGACTGCCAGGAGGGGCGCGGCGGTCGCGGCCGCGAGGGCGGACCAGAGGACGACCGCGCGGCGGGAGTGCCGGTCGGCCAGGACGCCGCCGACGGCGACGGCGACGAGGAAGCCGGCGGTGCGTGCGGCGAGGACCAGGCCGAGTCCGGCGGCGCCGAGGTCGCGGTGCAGGACGGCGAGCCCGAGGACGAACGGCAGGGCCCAGGTCGCGAGGCCGGAGGCGGTGGTGCCCGCCCAGAGGCGCAGGAACGCGGGGTCCCGGAGGACCGAACGGGAGGGTGGCGCTGGGGACTTGGGGGCCGTGGGGGCGGGTGTGGTGGTCATGGTGCGCGTGCTCCTCGGATGCGGGGGAGCGGCTCGGCGAGCCGCCCCCGGTGTCGTTAATGAAAATGATTGCCATTACAGTACCCTTCGAACGCGGCACTCCTGCCCGGTGCACCACCACACCCATGTCCGTCCCTCCCAGACCGGAGAACCCCATGCGCCACCCCGCCCCCCTCGGCATAGCCCTGACGCTCGCCCTCGCCACCACGGGCTGCGCGACCGCTGCGGACGACCGCCCAACAGCCCGCGACCGCCCCGCGGTCGAGGCGGGCGCCGCGACCGGACACGCCGACGGCGGGAAGCCGGTCTCCGTCACCAGCTGCGGCCGCGAGATCTCCGTCCCCGCGTCACCTCGCCGGGCCGTCGCCCTGGACCAGACCTCGACCGAGACCCTGCTCGAACTCGGCCTCCAGGACCGGATGGCGGGCACGGCCAACCTGAAGACGAAGATCCCCGCCCCGTACCGGGCGGCGTACGCGAAGATCCCGGTCATCGCCCCGAAGATCGCCACCGGTGAGCAACTGCGCGCCGCCACCCCCGACTTCGTCGTCGCCGGCTCCGCCGACCTCTACACCGCGGACCGCGCAGGCACCCGCGAGGAACTGGCCGAACTCAAGGTCCCCACCTTCGTCAGCGCCGTGGACTGCCCCCAGCACAACCCGCCCGGCACCACCCCCTTCGAGCTCCTCTTCTCCGACTACGAGAACCTGGGCAAGCTCTTCGGCGCCGAGGAGCGCGCCCACAAGCTCGCCACCGCCCAGCGCGCGGCCGTCGCCAAAGCCGGGACGAACACCGCCACGACGCACCCCGGCGAGGACCGCCCCACGGTCGTCTTCCTCTACTCCGTCTTCAACGGCATGCCGTACGTGGCCGGCGGGACGAGCCTGCCCAGCGAGATGAGCCGGATCGTCGGCGCGAAGAACGCCTTCGACGACGTCGCCGAGGACTGGCCCGAGGTCTCCTGGGAAGAGGTCGCCCGCCGCGACCCGGACGTCATCGTCGTGGGCGACCTGTCCGAACGCGGCCGGCCCGGCGACAGCGCCCGCGAGAAGCGGGCCAAGATGACCGGACACCCGGTGATCTCCCGGCTCGCGGCGGTCCGCGAGAACAGGATCCTCGAGGTGCCGGGCATCGAACTCGACCCCTCCGTGCGCTCCGTGCACGCCCTCGGGCTGCTCGCCCAGGGCATGAAGGACCTCGGACATGCCCACTGACCCGCCGACGGCCGGCACCCCGGCGAACCTGCTTGCCCCGTCGCGCCCTGCCGACGAGCCCGCTCGCGCGGGTCTGTCCGCGCCTGCGGACCCGTCCGGGCTAGCCGACCAGCAGGGTCCCACCGATTTGTCCGTTCCCGCCGACCAGACTGCACCTGCGGACCTGTCCGTTCCCGCGGACCTGTCCGTGCCCGCCGACCTGTCCGTGCCCGCCGACCAAGCCGTTCGCGGGGGCCTCTCCGAGCCCGCAGACCCGCCCAGGCCCGCGGACCCGCCCGGTCCCACCGAACTGCCCGCTCCCACCGGCCCGTCGGCGCCCGTCCCACCCCGGCGGTTCCCCCTCGTCACGGCCCTCGCCACCGCCACCGTCCTGGTGGCCTCCCTCGCGGCGGCCGTCCGCGTCGGTACCGCCGACGTCGGCTGGGCCGACCTCGTACGCGTCCTCGGGGCGCACGCAGGCCTGGACGTGGAGCCACTGCCCCCGCTCGTGGACTCGCTCATCTGGGACCTCCGGCTGCCGCGCGTCCTGATGGCCGCACTCGTCGGTGCCTCGCTCGCCGTGTGCGGCGCCGTGCTCCAGGCGGTCACCCGCAACGCGCTCGCCGACCCGTACCTGCTCGGCGTGTCCTCCGGCGCGTCGACGGGCGCCGTCACCGTCGTCGTCCTCGGAATCGGCGCGGGCACCCTCGGCGTCACCGGCGGCGCGCTCGTCGGCGCCCTGTTGGCCTTCGGTCTCCTGCTCCTCCTGCTCCGGCGTACCGGACTCGACTCCGTCCGCATCGTCCTCACCGGAGTGGTCGTCGGTCAGCTCCTGACCGCCCTGACCTCCCTCGTCCTCATGGCGTCGGCCGACGCCGACACCACCCGCGCCGTCACCCACTGGCTCCTGGGCTCGATGGCACCGGCCCGCTGGGACACCGTCCTGGTCTGCGCGATCGTCACCCCCCTGGGACTCGCGGTCGCGTGGCTGTGCTCGAACGCGCTCGACGGGCTCGCGTTCGGCACCGACACCGCCGCCTCGCTCGGCATCGGCGTACGGCACACCAGGATGCTGCTCCTGGTGGTGACGGCGGCCCTGACCGCCGTCGCGGTCGCGACCGTCGGCGCCATCGGCTTCGTCGGACTGATCGTCCCCCACGGGGTGCGCTTCCTCGTCGGCCCGCCGCACCGCGTGCTGTTGCCGTACGCGGCGCTCGCGGGCGCGGTGTTCCTGGTGTGGACCGACGCCCTCGCCCGGATCGCCTTCGCACCCCGCGAGGTCCCCGTCGGGGTGATCACCGCACTGCTCGGCGTGCCCCTGTTCCTCCTCGTCCTGCGCAGGAGGGGTGAGCTGTGAGGATCGCCGCCGAGAACCTGAGCTGGTCGGTCGCGGGCACCCCGGTCGTACGGGACGTCAGCGCGGCCGTCGCCCCCGGCGAGACCGTCGGACTGCTCGGCCCCAACGGCTCGGGCAAGTCCTCCCTGCTGCGCTGCCTCGCCGGCCTCCGCGCCCCCGACACGGGCACCGTCCGCTACGACGGCGAGTCCGTCCGGGGCTGGAGCGCCCGCCGGATCGCCCGGCACGTCGCGTTCGTCGCACAGGACTCGGGCGCCGACAGCGACCTCCGGGTCGCCGACGTGGTCGGTCTGGGACGGACGCCGTTCCGGGACCGCTGGCGCGGCCCCGACGGCACCGACCGCGCGGTGACGGCACAGGCGCTGGAGGAAGTCGGCCTCACGGCGCTCGCCGACCGCTCCTGGAAGGCGCTGTCCGGCGGCGAACGCCAACGCGCCCACATCGCCCGCGCGCTGGCCCAGCAGCCGTACGCCCTGCTCCTCGACGAACCCACCAACCACCTCGACGTCAAGCACCAGCTGGAGCTCATGGAGCTGCTGACCGGCACCGAACGGACCGTCCTCGTCGCGCTGCACGACCTGTCGCTCGCCGCCCGGTACTGCGACCGGCTGCTGCTCCTGCACCACGGCCGGCTGATCGCCGCCGGCCCGCCCGCCGAGGTACTGACCGCCGAGCGGCTCGCCGAGGTCTTCGAGGTCGACGCCGCCCTCACCACCGACGCCCTGGGCCAGCCGGCCGTCACCTACCGCGGCCCACTCGACGCCCGGCGCGGTACCGCCCTCCGGGCGCCCCGACCCACGTCCGTCCCCTCCCACTGAAACGAAGCCGAGGCCTCTGATGCACAGCACACCCCAGCCCCTCTCCGTCCCTCCCCAGCCGACGTCCCCGCCCGCGTCCGCGCGTACCACCTCGGCGGCCTCCATCCCGCACCCGGCCCCCGCGCGTACCACATCGGCGGCCTCCGTCGACCAGCTCATCGCCGCGGTCCTGGCGGGCGAACACGGGCCGCTGCCCTCCGCGCTCGTCGCCACCAGCGTGTTCTGGATCCACCACGGCACCCGCCTGGCCGGCGGCGACACCACCTACCTCAACCAGTACGTCCTCGTCAGGCTCGGCGGCTCCTTCGGCGGCTGCGCCTTCGAGGCCGGCGAGCTCACCCCGTCCCTCTGCCACGACTACTCGGGCGCGCCGCTCGACCTGCTGCTGCGCGACGCCCCGCGCCCCGTGCGGATCGCCGCCCTCGACGCCTACCTCGCCCACGCCCACCCGCACCGGACGGCCGCCGAGCGGGGCGAGGCCGAACCCGTCAGCCTGCCCGCCGGCACCCCGGAGGTCCGCGCGAAGGCCCGCGACACGGCCATCGCGGGTCTGCTCGACATCACGCACGGCGCCGAGGTGGGGCTCATCGGCGTCGTCAACCCCCTGGTCGCGGCGATCCGTGAGCAGGGCGGGGAACCCCTGCCCTGCGACTTCAACCTGAAGGCCACCCAGTGGGGCGACCCCGTCACGGACGACATGCACGAGGTGCTCGACCGGGCCGAGGCGGTCGTCGCCACGGGCATGACCCTAAGCAACGGCTCGTTCGACACGATCCTGGCGCGCTGCCGCGACCGGGAGATCCCGCTGATCGTGTACGCGCAGAGCGGCAGCGCCGTCGCCCGCGCGTTCCTCGGCGCGGGCGTGACGGCCGTGTCGGCGGAGCCGTTCCCCTTCTCCCAGTTCAGCGGCGAGGAGACCGTCCTGTACCGCTACCGCACGGCGGACGGCACATGACCCGGCCGGGCAGGGCCCCGGGCACGGTCACCGGCCCGGGGCCCGACAGCGACCCGAACCCCGCCCGAGGCACCGGCCACGCCCCCTGCCACCACGGCGAACTCCTCCAGGGCGTCTTCCTCGACGCGGCCGGCCGCCGGTGCGCGGGCCTCGTCACCCTCCCCATGGCCGGCCCCGGCAGCCGCGCCGAGTTCCTCCGCCGCCCCGGCACACCGCCCCGGGCGCTCACCGTCGTACCCGCCGACCGTACGAAGGCCGCGGCCGCCGCGGCCCTCGCCGTCGAGGAGTGCGCCCGAAGATCCGGACTGCCTCCCTGCGGCGGGGAGCTGAGACTCGGCGGCGACATCCCCGTGGGCCTGGGCATGGGCAGCTCCACCAGCGACGTGATCGCGACCGTCCGCGCGGTCGCCGCCGCGTACGGGCTGCACCTCGCACCCGAGACGGTCGCGGGTCTTGCCGTCCGGGCGGAACGGGCCAGCGATCCGCTGATGCTCGACGCCCGCCCGGTCCTCTTCGCCCAGCGGGAGGGCCGGGTCCTGGAGGTCCTCGGCCCGGCCCTCCCGCACCTGGTCGTCGTCGGCTGCACCCTCGGCGGGGGAGCACCCGTGGACACCCTCACCCTGCCCGTACGGGAGGCCACCGACGCCGACCTCCGCGCCTTCGAACGGCTCCGCGCCCTGCTGCGCCGCTCGCTGGCGACCGGCGACGTCGCGCTCCTGGGCAAGGTCGCCACGGCCAGCGCCCGCCGGGGCCAACAGGTCCTCCGCCACCCGGAGTTCGACTCCCTGATCGCGACCGCCCGGCGCACCGGAGCGGTCGGCGTGCAGATCGCGCACAGCGGCGCCGTCGCGGGCGTCCTGTTCGACCCGACGGCAGCGGGCCTGCACCACCGGGTACGGGGCTGCCGCCGCGCCCTGGACGACCGGGGCATTCCCACCACCCGCACCTTCACCACCCACACCACCACCGCCCCGCCCTTCCCAGC is from Streptomyces venezuelae ATCC 10712 and encodes:
- a CDS encoding ABC transporter ATP-binding protein translates to MRIAAENLSWSVAGTPVVRDVSAAVAPGETVGLLGPNGSGKSSLLRCLAGLRAPDTGTVRYDGESVRGWSARRIARHVAFVAQDSGADSDLRVADVVGLGRTPFRDRWRGPDGTDRAVTAQALEEVGLTALADRSWKALSGGERQRAHIARALAQQPYALLLDEPTNHLDVKHQLELMELLTGTERTVLVALHDLSLAARYCDRLLLLHHGRLIAAGPPAEVLTAERLAEVFEVDAALTTDALGQPAVTYRGPLDARRGTALRAPRPTSVPSH
- a CDS encoding GHMP kinase, producing MTRPGRAPGTVTGPGPDSDPNPARGTGHAPCHHGELLQGVFLDAAGRRCAGLVTLPMAGPGSRAEFLRRPGTPPRALTVVPADRTKAAAAAALAVEECARRSGLPPCGGELRLGGDIPVGLGMGSSTSDVIATVRAVAAAYGLHLAPETVAGLAVRAERASDPLMLDARPVLFAQREGRVLEVLGPALPHLVVVGCTLGGGAPVDTLTLPVREATDADLRAFERLRALLRRSLATGDVALLGKVATASARRGQQVLRHPEFDSLIATARRTGAVGVQIAHSGAVAGVLFDPTAAGLHHRVRGCRRALDDRGIPTTRTFTTHTTTAPPFPAATTPKEFTPWTSTSRRRSAGRT
- a CDS encoding ABC transporter substrate-binding protein, with the translated sequence MRHPAPLGIALTLALATTGCATAADDRPTARDRPAVEAGAATGHADGGKPVSVTSCGREISVPASPRRAVALDQTSTETLLELGLQDRMAGTANLKTKIPAPYRAAYAKIPVIAPKIATGEQLRAATPDFVVAGSADLYTADRAGTREELAELKVPTFVSAVDCPQHNPPGTTPFELLFSDYENLGKLFGAEERAHKLATAQRAAVAKAGTNTATTHPGEDRPTVVFLYSVFNGMPYVAGGTSLPSEMSRIVGAKNAFDDVAEDWPEVSWEEVARRDPDVIVVGDLSERGRPGDSAREKRAKMTGHPVISRLAAVRENRILEVPGIELDPSVRSVHALGLLAQGMKDLGHAH
- a CDS encoding FecCD family ABC transporter permease, which gives rise to MPTDPPTAGTPANLLAPSRPADEPARAGLSAPADPSGLADQQGPTDLSVPADQTAPADLSVPADLSVPADLSVPADQAVRGGLSEPADPPRPADPPGPTELPAPTGPSAPVPPRRFPLVTALATATVLVASLAAAVRVGTADVGWADLVRVLGAHAGLDVEPLPPLVDSLIWDLRLPRVLMAALVGASLAVCGAVLQAVTRNALADPYLLGVSSGASTGAVTVVVLGIGAGTLGVTGGALVGALLAFGLLLLLLRRTGLDSVRIVLTGVVVGQLLTALTSLVLMASADADTTRAVTHWLLGSMAPARWDTVLVCAIVTPLGLAVAWLCSNALDGLAFGTDTAASLGIGVRHTRMLLLVVTAALTAVAVATVGAIGFVGLIVPHGVRFLVGPPHRVLLPYAALAGAVFLVWTDALARIAFAPREVPVGVITALLGVPLFLLVLRRRGEL
- a CDS encoding MFS transporter — translated: MTTTPAPTAPKSPAPPSRSVLRDPAFLRLWAGTTASGLATWALPFVLGLAVLHRDLGAAGLGLVLAARTAGFLVAVAVGGVLADRHSRRAVVLWSALAAATAAPLLAVGLGHSLALMTAAAALAGAGQGACRPAFQALTAEIVTPERRQQANAAMTVAVRSSTLAGPTLTALLAAFLDVRTLLLGIGALWLAAGLVPGRGTARATGGRSPEELPDPSSDARPAAGSAPRAGFRAEFLEGIREARRHPWFLAGLGALVAVIALGYSATGVALPLISRDRYGTEWVLAAAMTAYTVGALGGALVIARLRPRSPGWAAFAGLGAYGVAPLSLMLPVHPAVVVAAYAVAGIGIELFNVPWFTATQREVAPDKLARVSSLDFLVSYGLAPVGLALIAPAIERFGVTPVLAACAAACFLVPAAAALVPTARHFGRTDPATRD
- a CDS encoding Rossmann-like domain-containing protein, yielding MPHPAPARTTSAASVDQLIAAVLAGEHGPLPSALVATSVFWIHHGTRLAGGDTTYLNQYVLVRLGGSFGGCAFEAGELTPSLCHDYSGAPLDLLLRDAPRPVRIAALDAYLAHAHPHRTAAERGEAEPVSLPAGTPEVRAKARDTAIAGLLDITHGAEVGLIGVVNPLVAAIREQGGEPLPCDFNLKATQWGDPVTDDMHEVLDRAEAVVATGMTLSNGSFDTILARCRDREIPLIVYAQSGSAVARAFLGAGVTAVSAEPFPFSQFSGEETVLYRYRTADGT